A single genomic interval of Polaribacter vadi harbors:
- a CDS encoding ABC transporter ATP-binding protein, with protein sequence MKALQYLNKYFSKYKWRILIGLLITILSKLLALQVPKIIGESFNVVEDYLKDKTIDIASVKKELLINVLIIIGVALLSGFFTFLMRQTLIVTSRLIEFDLKNEIYQQYQKLSLNFYKKNRTGDLMNRISDDVSKVRMYVGPAVMYTMNMIVLFAVGFTQMVQVDLKLTLYTLLPFPLLSISIFFLSKVIHKRSTIVQEYLSELTTFNQEFFSGINVVKSYGIEKLIIKDFDKISDMSKEKNIHLQKANALFFPLMLFLIGISNLIVIYVGGNQYINGEIQSGVIIEFIMYVNILTWPVAVVGWVTSMVQQAEASQARINEFLDQVPEIKNESETSTEIHGKVTFKDVTFTYDDTNITALKNINLTVNPGETLAILGNTGSGKSTIIELISRLYDTTKGTILLDDKPIEQGNLNDIRSQIGFVPQDPFLFSDTIGNNIKFGKEDATEDEIIEAAKNAVVHDNIIEFTNGYNTILGERGVTLSGGQKQRVSIARAIIKNPKILIFDDCLSAVDTETEEKILSNLEKVSKNKTTFIISHRVSSAKNAYKIIVLEEGEIIQQGTHNQLLTQEGYYKNLYEQQLLEKEN encoded by the coding sequence TTGAAAGCATTACAATATTTAAATAAATATTTCTCGAAATACAAATGGCGTATTTTAATTGGTTTACTCATTACTATTTTATCGAAACTTTTAGCATTACAAGTGCCAAAGATTATTGGTGAATCTTTTAATGTTGTAGAAGATTATTTAAAAGACAAAACAATTGATATAGCGTCTGTTAAAAAAGAACTTTTAATAAATGTACTTATTATTATTGGTGTTGCTTTATTAAGTGGTTTTTTTACGTTTTTAATGAGACAAACACTTATTGTTACTTCAAGATTAATTGAGTTCGATTTAAAGAACGAAATTTATCAACAGTACCAAAAACTATCGTTAAATTTCTACAAAAAAAATAGAACTGGAGATTTAATGAACAGAATTAGCGACGACGTTTCTAAAGTTAGAATGTATGTTGGCCCAGCTGTAATGTATACTATGAATATGATTGTGCTTTTTGCAGTCGGTTTTACGCAAATGGTTCAAGTAGATTTAAAACTTACCTTATATACGCTACTTCCTTTTCCTCTTTTATCGATTTCTATATTTTTCTTAAGCAAAGTAATACATAAAAGAAGTACAATTGTTCAAGAATATTTATCTGAACTAACCACTTTTAACCAGGAATTTTTCTCGGGAATAAATGTTGTAAAATCTTATGGAATTGAGAAATTAATCATAAAAGATTTTGATAAAATTTCTGATATGAGCAAGGAAAAAAATATTCATTTACAGAAAGCAAATGCGCTCTTTTTCCCTTTAATGCTATTTTTAATAGGTATTAGTAACTTAATTGTAATTTATGTTGGTGGTAATCAATACATAAATGGCGAAATACAATCTGGAGTTATCATAGAGTTTATAATGTACGTAAATATTTTAACTTGGCCAGTAGCTGTTGTTGGTTGGGTAACATCTATGGTGCAACAAGCAGAAGCTTCGCAAGCAAGAATTAATGAGTTTTTAGATCAAGTGCCAGAAATTAAAAACGAGAGTGAAACATCAACAGAAATTCATGGAAAAGTAACTTTTAAAGACGTTACATTTACGTATGATGACACTAATATTACTGCTTTAAAAAATATTAATCTTACAGTTAACCCAGGAGAAACTTTAGCTATTTTAGGAAATACAGGTTCAGGTAAATCTACTATAATTGAGTTAATTTCTAGATTATATGATACAACAAAAGGTACCATTTTATTAGATGACAAACCTATTGAACAAGGTAATTTAAATGATATTAGAAGTCAAATTGGTTTTGTGCCTCAAGATCCTTTTTTATTTTCTGATACCATTGGCAATAATATAAAGTTCGGTAAAGAAGATGCCACAGAAGATGAAATTATTGAAGCTGCAAAAAATGCTGTAGTTCACGATAATATTATCGAATTTACAAATGGTTACAACACCATTCTTGGAGAACGTGGAGTAACACTTTCTGGAGGGCAAAAACAACGTGTTTCTATTGCTAGAGCTATTATTAAAAATCCTAAAATTTTAATTTTTGATGATTGTTTGTCTGCTGTAGACACAGAAACTGAAGAAAAAATACTTTCTAATTTAGAGAAAGTGTCAAAAAATAAGACGACTTTTATTATAAGTCACAGAGTTTCATCAGCAAAAAATGCCTATAAAATAATTGTTTTAGAAGAAGGAGAAATTATACAGCAAGGCACTCACAATCAACTATTAACACAAGAAGGGTATTATAAGAATTTATACGAACAGCAACTTTTAGAAAAAGAAAATTAA
- a CDS encoding PUR family DNA/RNA-binding protein, which translates to MAERVEQEEIFSQVLRAGRRTYFFDVRSTKADDYYLTVTESKKFTHDDGTFHYQKHKIYLYKEDFSDFHEMLKKATDYIVNEKGDEVISERHQKDFKKEESTEEATTSPKSFTDISFDDI; encoded by the coding sequence ATGGCAGAGAGAGTTGAACAGGAAGAAATTTTTTCTCAGGTATTAAGAGCTGGAAGAAGAACCTATTTTTTTGATGTAAGATCTACAAAAGCAGACGATTATTATCTTACTGTTACAGAAAGTAAAAAATTTACACATGATGATGGAACTTTCCATTATCAAAAACACAAAATTTATCTTTATAAAGAAGATTTTTCTGATTTTCATGAAATGTTAAAGAAAGCTACAGATTATATAGTTAATGAAAAAGGTGATGAAGTAATTAGCGAACGTCATCAAAAAGATTTTAAGAAAGAAGAAAGCACTGAAGAAGCAACAACTTCACCAAAAAGTTTTACAGACATTTCTTTTGATGATATCTAG